Proteins encoded in a region of the Panicum hallii strain FIL2 chromosome 3, PHallii_v3.1, whole genome shotgun sequence genome:
- the LOC112887490 gene encoding uncharacterized protein LOC112887490 yields the protein MMLSPAPQIAALGDDLLGEILLRLPDMASLASAALACKRWHRVASDPAVFRRFDALRRPPLVGFLLTDRGDMPPTYRSPNLFFVHATRNPNLAAAAADGDFFFEDLPAVDSDDEEEGYDWDEWRLRGCDGGRRLLSRRHDGLDLAVYDPISRTAVFLRPDGVFRKCTHVVRYAIVVDEADGSFLVIGFGFSYMTAVFSSRTGKWVSINMERVKMGKSDVEQEQDEEDEYVYLSFGSDGIAAGRFAYWRSDTKKRRHFNPVESILVLDTATMEWSVITAPFPAGESYCVADMPEHGGLCLFSSKEQCLQLWVRNSIGGWVLKKDFSLLNDWMKKIRRAEWMKRVRVLAARAGYVYMEFWSIRKANSYFLVLNMRTMKMSVFPNNPEDPHRGRAFPFFMRLEPLLGPDEDQNVHLDV from the coding sequence ATGATGCTCTCGCCAGCGCCGCAGATTGCGGCCCTCGGCGACGACCTCCTCGGTGAGATCCTCCTCCGCCTACCCGACATGGCGTCGCTTGCCAGCGCCGCCCTTGCCTGCAAGCGATGGCACCGCGTGGCCTCCGACCCCGCCGTCTTCCGCCGATTCGACGCCCTCCGCCGGCCCCCGCTTGTCGGGTTCCTCCTCACTGACCGCGGTGATATGCCCCCCACCTACCGCTCCCCCAACCTCTTCTTCGTCCACGCCACCCGCAACCCCAAtctggccgcggccgccgcggacgGCGATTTCTTCTTCGAGGATCTCCCAGCCGTCGATTcggacgacgaggaggagggaTACGACTGGGACGAGTGGCGCCTCCGCGGCTgcgacggcggccgccgcctcctctccCGCCGCCACGACGGCCTCGACCTCGCCGTCTACGACCCCATCTCGCGGACCGCTGTCTTCCTTCGTCCAGACGGCGTCTTCCGCAAGTGCACCCACGTGGTCCGCTACGCCATTGTCGTCGACGAGGCCGATGGGTCCTTCCTGGTCATCGGCTTCGGCTTCAGCTACATGACCGCCGTATTCTCCTCCCGCACCGGCAAATGGGTCAGTATCAACATGGAAAGGGTAAAGATGGGAAAGAGCGATGTCGAACAAGAACAAGATGAAGAGGACGAGTACGTCTACCTCTCGTTCGGCAGCGACGGAATTGCAGCAGGCCGGTTTGCTTACTGGAGGTCGGACACCAAGAAGCGCAGACACTTCAATCCTGTTGAGAGTATCTTGGTGCTTGACACGGCGACCATGGAATGGTCAGTCATCACTGCTCCATTCCCCGCAGGGGAATCCTACTGTGTGGCCGACATGCCAGAGCATGGTGGGCTGTGTCTCTTCTCCAGCAAAGAGCAATGCCTTCAGCTCTGGGTCCGCAACAGCATTGGTGGATGGGTGCTCAAGAAGGATTTTTCCTTGCTGAATGACTGGATGAAGAAGATTCGCCGTGCTGAGTGGATGAAGAGGGTGCGCGTCTTGGCGGCAAGGGCTGGTTATGTCTACATGGAGTTCTGGTCAATCAGGAAGGCTAATTCCTACTTTCTTGTGTTGAATATGAGAACCATGAAGATGTCAGTGTTCCCCAACAACCCAGAAGACCCTCATAGAGGTCGTGCATTTCCATTCTTCATGCGCTTGGAGCCTCTGCTTGGACCAGATGAGGATCAGAATGTTCATCTTGATGTTTAA